The Arachis ipaensis cultivar K30076 chromosome B07, Araip1.1, whole genome shotgun sequence genome includes a window with the following:
- the LOC107606903 gene encoding vegetative cell wall protein gp1-like: protein MAKANAQESYQRVQEAKARSRARTGGTRAVISPPPPLRNVGTPSQPIVISSSASSQPPPSARPSPEPENKKHKTLESDPDKVVIDGAIVDPHVPVIISESELKTRGQRIIESPPRPKDAPSSSNVPPTSSPMDASLPGPGGAPSDSGGGDPSLLPLKK from the exons atggcgaAGGCAAACGCTCAGGAGTCTTACCAGAGAGTTCAGGAGGCTAAAGCAAGGTCTCGCGCCAGGACTGGTGGCACCCGGGCGgttatctctcctcctcctcctcttcgaAATGTTGGGACTCCTTCCCAGcccattgtgatttcttcttctgCTTCCTCTCAGCCGCCCCCCTCTGCCCGACCTTCTCCTGAGCCAGAGAATAAGAAGCAcaagaccttagagtctg ATCCTGATAAAGTTGTTATTGACGGTGCCATTGTGGATCCCCATGTCCCCGTAATTATTTCTGAGTCAgaattgaagactcgggggcagaggatcatagagtcccctcctcgccCTAAAGACGCTCCGAGTTCTTCTAATGTTCCTCCAACTTCCTCTCCTATGGATGCCTCTCTTCCTGGTCCTGGTGGTGCTCCTTCTGACTCTGGTGGTGGTGATCCGTCTCTTCTtcctttgaaaaaataa